The nucleotide sequence CCGATGGACTAACAGTGATTGTAAGTCATTGTGTTTCTGATGCAGAAAACGTTGTTGAAACATTGATGTACTGATATATTGTTGACTTGTTATGTGAGgtgtttcatttaaatctgCCAGAGTGTAACTCCTACTTTTCTACCTGTTCCTGCCCTCAGGTTCATACACTATTCAAGGACGCAGGGTTCGTGTGTACCAGCCAGAGTTTGAGGAGTGCTGGGCCTTAGGACTGGTCTCACAGCACGACCCTATCTCACACATTATGGAGATTACCTTAGATAAGGTAAATAATGCTTATGTTACAAGTGGAATTGGGATGGAAATTGTTTTAGATATTTAGGGATCCAAATACCAAAACAAATAGAAACTCTTTATGACATTAATTATGGAAAATTGCAGACACAAATAAAAGAGGATTTAGATGGAACATTATGTCACTTTCAGACCAGATAAGTTAGATTCAAATGACAGTATTGCCTcacttcttgtttttatttcagtcacTACCTATTCCCATtagctccactacatttcagaagtgGGATACAGTGTTAAACAAATTCCTCTGGAATGGGCGAAAGCcaagagtaaaaataaaagttctgAAGTTAAGTTAATCTAGAGGTGGATTAGCGTTCCCCACATTGCCAAATTATTATATGGCGGGACCTATATTAGTTGTTAGGACCAAAAATAGGAGAAAGAATTAGAAATTGTGATTGACACTGAGCAATGCGGGGACATTTGTACTAGGACTCATAAAACAACTGCTTCATACATGTGGAGAGAATATGCTTGGAAGATacagatgcagtattttatTACCCCAAAtaaatatgctaaatatgatGTGTCTGCATCTTCAAGTGTTGGAGGGAAATTTCACCCACTTATTTTGGTCATGTGATATGTTAAAGTCATATTGGAGTGGTGTgaaaagttaaatgaaatgtattatgAAAATTTGTGTGGGTCCATATTTGACCTTATTTGTCTTATTAGGTGTAATGCCTCttgaaaaaattaataaaaggaCAAATATTGAGAATAAGCTCTTTGAAAGTAATAACAAAAAATTGGAGGCAAAAGAGGAAGCCCAAGTGTAGACAAATGGAAAGAACGAGTGGAGCATATAAAAAGCATGGAGAAAATCACTTATAAAATCTGTGCTAATATTGAAGGTTTTGAGACAAGATGGGCTAAATAGCTGTGCTATGTAAAGTGAAATAATGGTGGCAGTGGATGACATTAATGCACACAGGTACAGGTAGAAGGGTGGAAATGTATTCATATGACTGTGTTTAGATATAGATGCTCACACAgacttgtgtgcatgtataggtacagtggtgtgcaaaagtgtttgcccccttcctgatttcttatttttttgcttgtttgtcacacttaaatgtttcagatcatcaaacaaatttaaatattagtcaaagataacacaagtaaacacaaaatgcaggttttaaatgaaggttgttattattaagggaaaacaaaatccaaacctacatggccctgtgtgaaacagtgattgtcccttaaacctaataactggttgggccacccttagcagcaacaacttcaatcaagtgtttgcgataacttgcagtgaatcttctacagcgctgtggaggaattttggcccactcatctttgcagaattgttgtaattctgctacattggagggttttcgagcatgaactgcctttttaaggtcatgccacagcatctcaataggattcaggtcaggactttgactaggccactccaaagtcttcattttgttcttcttcagccattcagagaccccacaacaacatccaaagaactgcaggcctcacttgcctcagttaaggtcagtgttcatgactccaccataagagactgggcaaaaatggcctgcatggcagagctccaagacgaaaaccacgcTGAGCAAAAAgtacattaaggctcgtctcatttttgccagaaaacatcttgatgatccctaagacttttgggaaaatactctgtggactgacgagacaaaagttgaactttttggaaggtgtgtgtcccattacatctggcgtaaaagtaacattgcatttcagaaaaagaacatcataccaacagtataatatggtggtggtagtgtgattatctggggctgttttttttttgcccagtctctttcttatggtggaatCATGAACACTTACTTTAACTAAACCTGCTAAAAATCTATTAAACGAACTGTTCTTAAAATAATGGGTATGTTTTGTCTAAATATATTCTGGTCATGCTGTGAAGGCCACTAAAATATCACCTTTTTTGCTGTAGGGAGAAGAAAATCAGATGGTAGATCCTCGTGTGATACATGTCATGctggcagaggaggaggtgaggttTTCGTGTTATACATCTAACCATACTCTGTAATTGGTTGAACTGTGCTGTATATTCTGCTAAAGTGGTTGAAGTATTTTCAGCTTTagactgacatttttaaaaatgtattaatagaATTACTTACTAACATTTCCCCCCTTTTTAGCTTGGTAAGAATGGGCGGCGAAGGAAGGACAGCGAAACAATGAAGGGTGACAGTGGACGCAGACGCAGGACTGCCTCCGAAGGCGAAGATGACTTGAACTTGAAACGTTTTAAAGGAGCAGGAGATACTGGAGCTGATGGGCAAAACTGTAGCGATTCCAACGAAACTCCAACTGAAGGGATGGGGATCTGGGGTGGAGACTCGGGCGAAAGAGTCAGCAGCACAACCAAAAACGGAAGTTCTTCAGAAGGAGCCTTTCCTCAGGGCAGAGTGTCGTCCCCCAACATCAATTCCTCACTCCAGATGGACCAATCAAATGCTACTCCTTGTTATCCTGCACACGTCAAAGAAAATGGTCGCTCACTCTTCGCACAAGTGGCAGCCGACTCCACCACTGCCGTTAGtcacacccccacccctcctcccctcaaACCAGCCCCCTCTCCCTTCTCCACCACATCTTTCCCCTCACTAGGCCAGATGCCAAGCCTGGTCCCTGGAGCTCCAGCCCCCAAGGCCTCCCCATCCCCCCAGCCAGACCGAGAGGAGGCTTCCCAGTCAGCTTATTCCAAAACAGCTGCTCTTGTTTCCCCAGGGCCTGTCACCATTTCTTGGTCGCATGAGAGCGTCCCTAGTGTGGCACTTTCTGCTTCTGTGGGTTTTAGTCCTAAAGCCCCCACCTGGGGAAGCCAGACTGAGGTAAGGCGATCAATATGATCAGTACCGTCAATACCATTATATGAAAGTGTTCacagttttgtttctgttattaaCAGAATTTTACTTACcccattgttttgtttctcaggGCTCTAAAACTGCTTCGGGTTTTCGTTTGCCCCAGGCCACTGCTTCTGTATTTGGAGATGTTACCTCTCAGAGCAATGGAGCTCCTACCACTACCACAACCTCCCAGGACACTCCGAGGCCCTTTGGCTTCGGCTTTGGCGAAGCAAAGAATGAGACTCAATCCCAGCAAGACCAAAACTTGTTTTTCCAGTGCATGACCCAGAATTCTGGCTCCAGCTCAATTCTAGCTGCTGGTCAGACCCAGTCCAAGGACACCAATTACTTCACCGCAGTGTCTGAGAGCCTGAGTAAAGAGCCACCAAGCCTTTTCAAGCCCACAACCGCCAGTGAAGGGCTGAAAAAGCCTGAGCAGCCCAAAGTGCCTGAGACCCATCCGACAGGAAATGGTGTGCTCAACAAATCGTCATCTGCCTTCCAGGGCATGGGTGGctctgcaggaggaagaggcTCTGGTATTGGTATTGGTGGTCTGGCTGCAGCCTCTGGGGCTCAAAGTACTTCTAAGAAGAGCAGTAATAATGGAACATCTGTGGGTGGCTTAGGGCTGCAATCTGGTTTTAATACTTCAGATAGCCACCAGAACCTTTTTCTGCAGGCCTCCAAAGAGCCCACCAATCCATTTTTGGCTTATGGGGACAAAAACTCCCACACCTCCTTTGCTGGCCTCACTGGGGCCGAGCCACAGACCCTCGGTCCTGCCTCAGACAGCAAGCCAAACCTGTTCACTATGGCAGAGCCACCAAAGGGGATTCTTTCTTCCCCTTTTCCAGCACTCTCAGCAGCTGCTTTACccagctcttcctcctctccagcaCCGGCCTCGTCACAGAGGTCACAGACTGAAGGGAAAAAGGAGGAGCAAGACGTTGGGGAGATGCCTACATCCACCTCAGGCTGTCCCAGGTTTGGAAGCACTGGCCCTGGTGGAATGGAGGAGGTCCCTGTCTCCTTTGACCAGAACCAGTCTCAGAAGTTTACCCTGGAGGAAAGAGGCCAGTCGTCAAAACGTGACTCTGACTCCAGCAGCAACAGTGACTTGTCAGACCTGAGTGAGAATGAGGAGGGCCCGGAGAAAGGCCAAGTCCCAGGAGGACTGCCACACTCTGCCAAGGACGGGGCCATGTTGCAGAAAACTAAAGTCCAAGGGGCTGCTAAGAGCCGTCCACGTAACAAGCCTTTCAAAGGTAAGTCTTGTCCGCTCTTAAGAACCCCAGAATCATTTGTGGTGACAAACTAAGCAATAAAATTAACACTAAGTTGTCTCCACCAGTCGGCCAGTCTGTACTAAAAGACCAGAGCAAAGTGCGTCGTCTGAAGCAGTCTGGTGAGTCTTTTCTCCAGGATGGCTCCTGCATCAATGTGGCCCCTCACTTGCACAAGTGCCGCGAGTGTCGTCTAGAGCGTTACCGTAAATATCGAACTACAGATGGAGACAGCGATGACGATGACGACCCAAATGTAGCCTGTCGTTTCTTCCACTTCAGAAGGTATGCATgtaatgttttgctttgtgtATTTGAGCATCACAGGAAAGTTAGCAGAATAGAGGAAGCAATCATCGCAAACAATGTCATGTTACTGAATTAACCTTTATTTGCCTGTGACCAGGTTGGCTTTCACTCGTAAAGGTGTACTGCGTGTGGAAGGCTTCCTGAGCCCTCAGCAGAGCGATTCCATGGCCATGGGTCTGTGGCTACCTGCACCAGCTGTCCAAGAGGGCCTTGACCTCGATACATCCAAGTACATCCTGGCCAATGTGGGAGACCAGTTCTGCCAATTGGTCATGTCTGAGAAGGAAGCCATGATGATGGTGGAGCCTCACCGTGAGTATAAAGACATTTCACTGATCCcatattttcttcatatttagtATTTTATCTTGTCTTATGCATTTGTCCTACATTTTGTCCCAACACTCAACCTGTCAGAAGGGTCTGTTGTGTAtacaatgctgttttttttttttggcctgtCCTTCAGAGAAAGTGGCATGGAAACGTGCTGTGCGAGGCATCAGAGAAATGTGTGACGTGTGTGAGACCACCCTGTTCAACATCCACTGGGTTTGTCGCAAGTGTGGCTTCGGAGTGTGTCTGGACTGCTATCGCCTCCGCAGGAACAGACCAAGAGAGGGTGAGTCCTTAGATGACATTTAGGGAACCTTCGAGCTAAGTTAACCAGTTCACTACAGTGTTCCTGTGATAACCtaaccttttattttattgcatattttttattacaataataGAAACGTGTTGACAAGGTTAATACTTAGTGAGATCTTTTGAGGTTGAGTGTGTTGGAAACACACAGATCAATATGTTCTTTCCCTCAGATGTAGATGAAGGTCCAGAGGATGAGGTTTTCGCTTGGTTGAAGTGTGCCAAAGGCCAGCCTCATGAGCCACAGAACCTCATGCCTACGCAGATTATACCTGGGACAGGTAACATGTACATTATGATTGAATCATAAATCTATCAATCCCTACCTTACGATTATCAAGTATTAAATATGATTTTGTATTGCTACAATAACAGTTGTAATGATTGATTTTTATTCCCTTTTCCTTTAGCTCTGTACAACATAGGTGACATGGTGCACTCAGCGAGAGGCAAGTGGGGTATTAAGGCCAATTGTCCCTGTGCCAGTCGACACACAAAACCTCTAGTGCGCCCTAGTGCCCCCAATGGGATTTCACAGGTACTGTTGTGCCACATCATCTTTTTCTTAGTTCTACATTTTGAGAAGTGTTTAACTTAAAGGCTataatgtctgtctgtgcttGTCTCAGCAGTCTGCAACAAGCAGTGGTGGTGTCCTTACAGCTGCAGCTTCTGGTATTGGCACCACTCCAAAATCAGAGGGAGAAACATCAGCAATCAAAACAGAAATGACACAAACAGCAGCGCCATCAGACAGTGGGGGAGGAGAAACTGTGGGCAGTACCAGTAACTCCACCAGTGGTACATCCTCCCCCTGTAACCTCACACAGTCCTCTGCCAAGGAGTCGCGCTCATCAGGAGAGGGTAATAGCTCTGCTCTGCACTGGCTGGCAGACTTGGCCACACAGAAAGCCAAGGATGACACCAAGGGTGAGTAGGAAAGAGGAAATGCTTAGTCAGTGTAATCTGAGTGcataaaaaagtcaaaatcaaTATTTAAGTTGAAGTTACTTCAACGTCGACTTGCCATCTTCTTCCAGAATCCGGTTCACTTCGCTCCATGATGAGTCGAGACAGCCGGCCGCCCTTTGGCCTGGATTCACTCAGTGCCCTGTCAAAGCCTTCTGCTTCCAGCCCTAAGCTATTTAACAGCCTGTTACTGGGCTCCAGCATGGCCCAGTCCAAACCTGAGGGGTCCAGTCTCCGGGACCTACTCAATTCTGGACCGGGCAAACTCCCCCAGGGCCCTGGAGAGAGTGGGGTACCATTCCCCTCTGTCTTTACCTCAACAGGCGTAcgtataaaactttttttattattcctaGTAGTTTTATGAAGTGTTCCATGTGTACACATCTATGCTAAAAAGCCTATCCGCAAGATCAGTTTCTGAACTAGTCTTATGCTGTGGAAGTCAATTTGCCCAAAAACATATTGTATGTTAAACCAAGATTGAAAAATAGAtcagttgtaaaaaaacaaaacaaaaaactaacaaaCTGACAAACCCAGAGTCAGTTCAAATCACACTTAAcactgtttatgtatatttaaatattgaattatttataaTGTTTTGGTGTATTTcagcaaaaagagaaatacaagTGTTAGGCATATCTCCTACAAAACTATAGAGAAATACAACAGGTAATAGTGATAAGGAAAGTACTGTGATTTGTCAGTGTTAAAGTCTCATATTTGCctcagtttttcattttcaaataatccATGAAAGAATGCATGGAAGTCAATCCGTGTATCCTAAGTTGAAAATATGGTGAGTcaactaaaaacattttcaagaatAACTGAAGTGGTAAAAATACTAAGATTAGGAATAACTGAATTGATTACAAATTGTATTACTGCCATTTACTGGTGTAGTAATGAACCAGAACTTTCACTTTGAAATTGCCAAGGTGGAAActactaaaaacaaaaagatgatTATTCACCTGTAAgtacaaaaatgtgtcttttgtctGTCAGAGTGACAAGCTGAAGAGCAGCCTCCCAAACTTCCTGGATCACATCATCGCCTCAGTTGTGGAGACCAAGAAGGCAGAAGGCCGTCGGACTGGGGCCTCTGAAGGCGGCGAGCTTGGTGTGTTGGGTGGCCGCAAAGACGGAGTAATGGGCCTTAGTGTTTTGGAACCACATACCTCACACTCCTGGCTCTGTGACGGACGACTCCTCTGCCTACAGGATcccagcaacagcaacaactggAAGATCTTCAGAGAGTGCTGGAAGCAGGGACAAGTAAGAACCACAATTATAGTATAACTCCTGAGGCGTCTGAAGCAGAAACATGATGGACCAGAACAAGAAAGATTGCTGTTGGTGAAACTGCACTGACTTCTGTTGCTCTATCATTTATCTaatctcttctcctctgtgtcCAGCCTGTGTTGGTGTCAGGCATACATAAACGCCTGAAAGGTAATTTGTGGCAACCCGATGCCTTCAGTAAAGAGTTTGGAGACCAGGATGTAGACCTGGTCAACTGTAGAAACTGTGCTATCATTTCTGATGTGAAGGTGCGAGACTTCTGGGACGGCTTCCAGGTCATCTCCAGTGAGTGCCCAAACTTTTTTTCCAACAAGTTattcttatttgttgtttgGATGGACTGATTGACGTGCATGccactgtgttattttagctcatgtttctctctgatgtgtgtttttctgtgaatgCAGAGCGACTGCAAGATAGTGACGGCCATCCCATGGTGTTGAAATTAAAGGATTGGCCTCCAGGTGAAGACTTCAGGGACATGATGCCCACACGGTGAGGAACCCAGAAATATGTTGCTTTGTTGTGTGTCTAATGCATTTGCTCACCAACTATGCTACCTGCTTCATACCCCGAGGGGGATATTTactaattatatataataatgtatattatttgaAATAGGATTCATAAATAGCTTACATGCCAAAATaagattcacatttttttaatcacaccATTTACTAGTCACCTAGCACATATGGAATctgttgtatttattaatggtatttcagacattttctttaCCCTTTATTAGCCTTTTCTTTGCCTTCCTGGTGCTTTGATGATTTCATgtgtacttttacataaaatGTGGAATAACCACCATATTTTGGTCATGTTACTTTGAGGAATGTTTGAGAAATTCCACATATGCCATAAATGCAAACCAGTGAACCAGTTATTTTCCTTGaaaaattaacaacaaaaaaaagaaggatGGATCTGATTTTAGCTTATTATTTGTAAGGTACAAAACACATTTGCGAATCTCACGTGTGTTGTTCTTCGATGTTGTCTCGCACTTTTCCCAGGTTTGACGATCTAATGGATAACCTCCCCTTGCCTGAGTACACAAAAAGAGATGGTCGTCTAAACCTTGCCGCCCGTCTGCCCAACTTTTTTGTGCGTCCTGACCTTGGACCGAAGATGTACAACGCCTATGGTGAGAAGGATTGTCTGAGTCTGATGGAATttttcattctgtgtgtgtgtgtgtgtgtgtgtgtgtgtgtgtgtgtgtgtgtgtgtgtgtgtgtatatatatatatatatatatatatatatatatatatatatatatatatatatatatatatatatatatatatatatatatatatatatatatatatatatatatatatatacatatatatatatatatatatatatatatatatatatatatatatatatatatatatatatatatatatatatatatatatatatatatatatatatatatatatatatacatatatatatatatatacatatatacatatacatatatatatatgtatatatatatatatatatatatatatatatatatatatatatatatatatatatatatatatatatatatatatatatatatatatatatatatatatatatatatatatatatatatatatatatatatatatatatatatatatatatatatatatatatatatatgtatatatatatatatatatatatatatatatatatatatatatatatatatatatatatatatatatatatatatatatatatatatatatatatatatatatatatatatatatatatatatatatatatatatatatatatatatatatatatatatatatatatatatatatatatatatatatatatatatatatatatatatatatatatatatatatatatatatatatatatatatatatatatatatatatatatatatatatatatatatatatatatatatatatatatatatatatatatatatatatatatatatatatatatatatatatatatatatatatatatatatatatatatatatatatatatatatatatatatatatatatatatatatatatatatatatatatatatatatatatatatatatatatatatatatatatatatatatatatatatatatatatatatatatatatatatatatatatatatatatatatatatatatatatatatatatatatatatatatatatatatatatatatatatatatatatatatatatatatatatatatatatatatatatatatatatatatatatatatatatatatatatatatatatatatatatatatatatatatatatatatatatatatatatatatatatatatatatatatatatatatatatatatatatatatatatatatatatatatatatatatatatatatatatatatatatatatatatatatatatatatatatatatatatatatatatatatatatatatatatatatatatatatatatatatatatatatatatatatatatatatatatatatatatatatatatatatatatatatatatatatatatatatatatatatatatatatatatatatatatatatatatatatatatatatatatatatatatatatatatatatatatatatatatatatatatatatatatatatatatatatatatatatatatatatatatatatatatatatatatatatatatatatatatatatatatatatatatatatatatatatatatatatatatatatatatatatatatatatatatatatatatatatatatatatatatatatatatatatatatatatatatatatatatatatatatatatatatatatatatatatatatatatatatatatatatatatatatatatatatatatatatatatatatatatatatatatatatatatatatatatatatatatatatatatatatatatatatatatatatatatatatatatatatatatatatgtatatatatatatatatatatatatgtatgtatatatatatatatatatatatatgtgtgtatatatatatatatatatatatatgtgtatatatatatatatatatatatatgtgtgtatatatatatatatatatatatatgtatatgtatatatatatatatatatatatatatatatatatatatatatatatatatatatatatatatatatatatatatatatatatatatatatatatatatatatatatatatatatatatatatatatatatatatatatatatatatatatatatatatatatatatatatatatatatatatatatatatatatatatatatatatatatatatatatatatatatatatatatatatatatatatatatatatatatatatatatgtatatatatatgtatatatatatatatatatatatatatatatatatatatatatatatatatatatatatgtatatatatatatatatatatatatatatatatatatatatatatatatatatatatatatatatatatatatatatatatatatatatatatatatatatatatatatatatatatatatatatatatatatatatatatatatatatatatatatatatatatatatgtatatatatatatatatatatatatatatatatatatatatatatatatatatatatatatatatatatatatatatatatatatatatatgtatatatatatatatatatatatatatatatatatatatatatatatatatatatatatatatatatatatatatatatatatatatatatatatatatatatatatatatatatatatatatatatatatatatatatatatatatatatatatatatatatatatatatatatatatatatgtatatatatgtatatatatatatatatatatatatatatatatatatatatatatatatatatatatatatatatatatatatatatatatatatatatatatatatatatatatatatatatatatatatatatatatatatatatatatatatatatatatatatatatatatatatatatatatatatatatatatatatatatatatatatatatatatatatatatatatatatatatatatatatatatatatatatatatatatatatatatatatatatatatatatatatatatatatatatatatatatatatatatatatatatatatatatatatatatatatatatatatatatatatatatatatatatatatatatatatatatatatatatatatatatatatatatatatatatatatgtatatgtatatatgtatatatatatatatatatatatatatatatatatatatatatatatatatatatatatatatgtatatatatatatatatatatatatatatgtgtatatatatatatatatatatatatatatatatatatatatatatatatatatatatatatatatatatatatatatatatatatatatatatatatatatatatatatatatatatatatatatatatatatatatatatatatatatatatatgtatatatatatgtatatatatatatatatatatatatatatatatatatatatatatatatatatatatatatatatatatatatatatatatatatatatatatatatatatatatatatatatatatatatatatatatatatatatatatatatatatatatatatatatatatatatatatatatatatatatatatatatatatatatatatatatatatgtatatatatatatatatatatatatat is from Siniperca chuatsi isolate FFG_IHB_CAS linkage group LG8, ASM2008510v1, whole genome shotgun sequence and encodes:
- the kdm3b gene encoding lysine-specific demethylase 3B isoform X3, producing the protein MGDSLELIGKRLLLLLDDGRSANGSEPEQAAWARDWLRGTVRAVSVIGLAAPEVSGGEATTTTTTAAGLTVFVEFENALQRCSWVQVYDEGVKAVLVEDAIVWATRSDGTGTTGASASAWPALVFRSLVDRVGLGSLVPVEYFANKNFEFLPDNKTVQRFEVDKDTRHPLLLEQPSLQAAISSWRTDFELQEIFRKGSYTIQGRRVRVYQPEFEECWALGLVSQHDPISHIMEITLDKGEENQMVDPRVIHVMLAEEELGKNGRRRKDSETMKGDSGRRRRTASEGEDDLNLKRFKGAGDTGADGQNCSDSNETPTEGMGIWGGDSGERVSSTTKNGSSSEGAFPQGRVSSPNINSSLQMDQSNATPCYPAHVKENGRSLFAQVAADSTTAVSHTPTPPPLKPAPSPFSTTSFPSLGQMPSLVPGAPAPKASPSPQPDREEASQSAYSKTAALVSPGPVTISWSHESVPSVALSASVGFSPKAPTWGSQTEGSKTASGFRLPQATASVFGDVTSQSNGAPTTTTTSQDTPRPFGFGFGEAKNETQSQQDQNLFFQCMTQNSGSSSILAAGQTQSKDTNYFTAVSESLSKEPPSLFKPTTASEGLKKPEQPKVPETHPTGNGVLNKSSSAFQGMGGSAGGRGSGIGIGGLAAASGAQSTSKKSSNNGTSVGGLGLQSGFNTSDSHQNLFLQASKEPTNPFLAYGDKNSHTSFAGLTGAEPQTLGPASDSKPNLFTMAEPPKGILSSPFPALSAAALPSSSSSPAPASSQRSQTEGKKEEQDVGEMPTSTSGCPRFGSTGPGGMEEVPVSFDQNQSQKFTLEERGQSSKRDSDSSSNSDLSDLSENEEGPEKGQVPGGLPHSAKDGAMLQKTKVQGAAKSRPRNKPFKVGQSVLKDQSKVRRLKQSGESFLQDGSCINVAPHLHKCRECRLERYRKYRTTDGDSDDDDDPNVACRFFHFRRLAFTRKGVLRVEGFLSPQQSDSMAMGLWLPAPAVQEGLDLDTSKYILANVGDQFCQLVMSEKEAMMMVEPHQKVAWKRAVRGIREMCDVCETTLFNIHWVCRKCGFGVCLDCYRLRRNRPREDVDEGPEDEVFAWLKCAKGQPHEPQNLMPTQIIPGTALYNIGDMVHSARGKWGIKANCPCASRHTKPLVRPSAPNGISQQSATSSGGVLTAAASGIGTTPKSEGETSAIKTEMTQTAAPSDSGGGETVGSTSNSTSGTSSPCNLTQSSAKESRSSGEGNSSALHWLADLATQKAKDDTKESGSLRSMMSRDSRPPFGLDSLSALSKPSASSPKLFNSLLLGSSMAQSKPEGSSLRDLLNSGPGKLPQGPGESGVPFPSVFTSTGSDKLKSSLPNFLDHIIASVVETKKAEGRRTGASEGGELGVLGGRKDGVMGLSVLEPHTSHSWLCDGRLLCLQDPSNSNNWKIFRECWKQGQPVLVSGIHKRLKGNLWQPDAFSKEFGDQDVDLVNCRNCAIISDVKVRDFWDGFQVISKRLQDSDGHPMVLKLKDWPPGEDFRDMMPTRFDDLMDNLPLPEYTKRDGRLNLAARLPNFFVRPDLGPKMYNAYGLTSSEDRKVGTTNLHLDVSDAVNVMVYVGIPQGEGDQEQEVMTTIEEGDVDEMTKRRVYEIKEKPGALWHIYAAKDAEKIRELLRKVGEEQGQENPPDHDPIHDQSWYLDQALRRRLYEEYGVQGWAIVQFLGDAVFIPAGAPHQVHNLYSCIKVAEDFVSPEHVRHCFRLTQEFRHLSTTHTNHEDKLQVKNIIYHAVKDAVGTLKAHEPKLARP